One window of Paralichthys olivaceus isolate ysfri-2021 chromosome 20, ASM2471397v2, whole genome shotgun sequence genomic DNA carries:
- the LOC109644674 gene encoding uncharacterized protein isoform X3, whose translation MCAVQLLRVSVHERISAAAEDFLLQVEEGEETAQVPALRALLTERLTAAAEEIVAVFEETVAEYEDRVERSEREICRQRRLLDAVMKPEVRLYRAEKAHRGSLESRVWTFPRVCLSHNTAGGPLQDSDVQQVTVSKAAVPPEQQQWSPHVDQEIPVLPQIKEEQKELRISQEGEQLQGLEEADIIKFTFTPVAVKREEDEEKPQSSQLHQSLAEENRADCGRPVPARNSGPDGHLQPGPRDKLSNCSEPVAENRGGDWRKTMESPSYLNTRINKHPCNTLPIVRLPQGLEKILANVGYVNGELLYRVPAAPPLVAPAPQAKPLIPQKRRRVNQLDDSRPYIKKPPNAFMLFRKEERLKVVAELNNANSATVNTIIGQRWKALPREVQAKYYEEAEKERQIHSQRFPNWSSSDNYGKKRRRIRRKGLTMTEGTLDAP comes from the exons ATGTGCGCCGTGCAGCTGCTGCGGGTGTCGGTACATGAGCGGATCAGCGCCGCCGCTGAAGActttctgctgcaggtggaggaaggagaagaaacgGCTCAAGTCCCGGCGCTGAGAGCGCTGCTCACCGAGCGGCTAACGGCGGCGGCGGAGGAGATCGTCGCTGTGTTTGAGGAAACCGTGGCGGAGTACGAAGACAGAGTGGAGCGGTCAGAGCGGGAGATCTGCCGCCAGAGGAGGCTGCTCGATGCCGTGATGAAGCCCGAAGTCCGGCTGTACAGAGCAG AAAAGGCCCATAGAGGATCTCTGGAGAGTCGGGTCTGGACCTTccccagagtttgtctttctcacaacacagcaggaggtcctctgcaggattcag ACGTCCAGCAGGTGACGGTGAGTAAAGCTGCTGTTCctcctgagcagcagcagtggagccCCCATGTGGACCAGGAGATCCCAGTGCTCCCCCAGATTAAAGAGGAACAGAAGGAACTGAGGATCAGtcaggagggagagcagctTCAAGGACTGGAGGAGGCTGACATCATAAAGTTCACATTTACTCCTGTCGCTGTGAAGagggaagaagatgaagagaaacCTCAGTCGTCACAGCTTCATCAGAGTCTGGCTGAGGAAAACAGAGCGGACTGTGGAAGACCAGTACCAGCCAGGAACTCAGGTCCTGATGGACATTTACAACCAGGTCCCAGGGACAAGCTTTCAAACTGCtctgagcctgtggctgaaaaCAGAGGTGGTGATTGGAGGAAGACCATGGAATCTCCCTCTTATTTAAACACAAGAATTAACAAACATCCC TGCAACACACTGCCGATCGTGAGGCTCCCTCAAGGCCTGGAGAAGATCCTGGCTAATGTTGGATATGT GAACGGAGAGTTGCTTTACAGGgttccagcagctcctcctcttgTTGCTCCTGCTCCTCAAGCCAAACCCCTGATTCCACA AAAGAGAAGGCGGGTAAACCAGCTGGACGACAGTAGGCCGTACATTAAGAAGCCGCCAAACGCTTTCATGCTTTTCAGAAAGGAAGAGAGGCTGAAAGTCGTGGCTGAGCTCAACAACGCCAACAGTGCAACTGTTAACACCATCATTGGACAGAGG tggaAAGCGCTGCCCAGAGAGGTGCAGGCCAAATACTACGAAGAAGCTGAGAAGGAGAGGCAGATCCACAGTCAGCGCTTCCCCAACTGGTCCTCGAGTGACAACTAC ggcaaaaagaggaggaggatcagGAGGAAGGGTCTTACCATGACTGAAg GAACACTCGATGCACCGTGA
- the cart4 gene encoding cocaine- and amphetamine-regulated transcript 4: MEGVRVLVYLSVCLSMLTSLCQGQRSTDGQLPPAADEPTLGLTTRELAEALQGFLDEADTRVALSVEKKASVIPRCDIGERCAMKHGPRIGRLCDCLRGTACNTFFLRCY, from the exons ATGGAGGGTGTGCGAGTGCTGGTCTacctgtccgtctgtctgtccatgCTGACATCACTGTGTCAGGGTCAAAGGTCGACTGACGGGCAGCTGCCGCCTGCAGCAGACGAGCCGACACTCGGACTCACGACCAGAGAGCTG gctgAGGCTCTACAGGGTTTCCTGGACGAGGCGGACACCAGGGTCGCACTCTCTGTGGAGAAGAAAGCCAGCGTCATCCCTCGA tgcgACATTGGTGAACGATGTGCAATGAAACATGGACCTCGAATCGGTCGACTGTGCGACTGTCTGAGAGGAACCGCCTGTAACACCTTCTTCCTGCGCtgctactga
- the LOC109644674 gene encoding uncharacterized protein isoform X1 codes for MCAVQLLRVSVHERISAAAEDFLLQVEEGEETAQVPALRALLTERLTAAAEEIVAVFEETVAEYEDRVERSEREICRQRRLLDAVMKPEVRLYRAEKAHRGSLESRVWTFPRVCLSHNTAGGPLQDSDVQQVTVSKAAVPPEQQQWSPHVDQEIPVLPQIKEEQKELRISQEGEQLQGLEEADIIKFTFTPVAVKREEDEEKPQSSQLHQSLAEENRADCGRPVPARNSGPDGHLQPGPRDKLSNCSEPVAENRGGDWRKTMESPSYLNTRINKHPCNTLPIVRLPQGLEKILANVGYVNGELLYRVPAAPPLVAPAPQAKPLIPQKRRRVNQLDDSRPYIKKPPNAFMLFRKEERLKVVAELNNANSATVNTIIGQRWKALPREVQAKYYEEAEKERQIHSQRFPNWSSSDNYGKKRRRIRRKGLTMTEGTAVNTRCTVNRPQDTLDPPPTGLDQRLDQRLDQRLEQTDVIQIFRISFFQS; via the exons ATGTGCGCCGTGCAGCTGCTGCGGGTGTCGGTACATGAGCGGATCAGCGCCGCCGCTGAAGActttctgctgcaggtggaggaaggagaagaaacgGCTCAAGTCCCGGCGCTGAGAGCGCTGCTCACCGAGCGGCTAACGGCGGCGGCGGAGGAGATCGTCGCTGTGTTTGAGGAAACCGTGGCGGAGTACGAAGACAGAGTGGAGCGGTCAGAGCGGGAGATCTGCCGCCAGAGGAGGCTGCTCGATGCCGTGATGAAGCCCGAAGTCCGGCTGTACAGAGCAG AAAAGGCCCATAGAGGATCTCTGGAGAGTCGGGTCTGGACCTTccccagagtttgtctttctcacaacacagcaggaggtcctctgcaggattcag ACGTCCAGCAGGTGACGGTGAGTAAAGCTGCTGTTCctcctgagcagcagcagtggagccCCCATGTGGACCAGGAGATCCCAGTGCTCCCCCAGATTAAAGAGGAACAGAAGGAACTGAGGATCAGtcaggagggagagcagctTCAAGGACTGGAGGAGGCTGACATCATAAAGTTCACATTTACTCCTGTCGCTGTGAAGagggaagaagatgaagagaaacCTCAGTCGTCACAGCTTCATCAGAGTCTGGCTGAGGAAAACAGAGCGGACTGTGGAAGACCAGTACCAGCCAGGAACTCAGGTCCTGATGGACATTTACAACCAGGTCCCAGGGACAAGCTTTCAAACTGCtctgagcctgtggctgaaaaCAGAGGTGGTGATTGGAGGAAGACCATGGAATCTCCCTCTTATTTAAACACAAGAATTAACAAACATCCC TGCAACACACTGCCGATCGTGAGGCTCCCTCAAGGCCTGGAGAAGATCCTGGCTAATGTTGGATATGT GAACGGAGAGTTGCTTTACAGGgttccagcagctcctcctcttgTTGCTCCTGCTCCTCAAGCCAAACCCCTGATTCCACA AAAGAGAAGGCGGGTAAACCAGCTGGACGACAGTAGGCCGTACATTAAGAAGCCGCCAAACGCTTTCATGCTTTTCAGAAAGGAAGAGAGGCTGAAAGTCGTGGCTGAGCTCAACAACGCCAACAGTGCAACTGTTAACACCATCATTGGACAGAGG tggaAAGCGCTGCCCAGAGAGGTGCAGGCCAAATACTACGAAGAAGCTGAGAAGGAGAGGCAGATCCACAGTCAGCGCTTCCCCAACTGGTCCTCGAGTGACAACTAC ggcaaaaagaggaggaggatcagGAGGAAGGGTCTTACCATGACTGAAggtacagctgt GAACACTCGATGCACCGTGAACCGTCCACAGGACACTTTGGATCCCCCCCCCACAGG cctgGATCAAAGACTGGATCAAAGACTGGATCAAAGACTGGAGCAGACGGATGTGATTCAAATATtcaggatttctttctttcagtcttAG
- the LOC109644675 gene encoding gastrula zinc finger protein XlCGF57.1-like, which yields MKRDRKLMDDDFKVETKLREASLPSDVRQVIVGEDEQQQWSPLVDQEDPEPPNIKEEQEEPWTNQEGEQLQRLEEADIKFTFTPVAVKSEEDEEKPQSSQLHQSPTEDNRADCGGPEPARNSGPDGHLQPGPEDKTEDSSETEDSEDERMETREPQPGLKNKGVHLNCNTSERSFSCSKCGQRFGRKPHLNAHMRIHTGEKPFSCPFCGKRFSQKGNSISHMRLHTGEKPFSCSVCKKSFRYSGDVSRHMRIHTGKKKNCRGDRNVVEVDCSAHTGSQLTRSFDPDRLKPPVTDDRTDVCTGEAGSKEIREVDSDLNCQRNDNISESDTRCYTDKEPFSCSECGRTFCRKDHLMSHMRTHTGEKPFSCSVCHKRFSCSGNILAHMRIHTREKPFKCSFCGKGFSQKGTLQLHERIHTGEKPFSCPFCAKGFAHKRRMTLHMSVHTEEKRFSCTVCDKRFTWYTQLKTHKCVGASTQSRHNQTEKKVSAKEAFSCSECGKLFSLKGNLKTHMRIHTGEKPFSCSVCGKSFKQNVHLTEHMTIHTGEKLYKCDVCGKGFNKKLLVKKHTCV from the exons ATGAAGCGAGACCGGAAGCTCATGGACGACGATTTCAAGGTGGAGACGAAGCTTCGAGAAG CTTCTTTACCTTCAGACGTCCGACAAGTGATCGTTGGTGAggacgagcagcagcagtggagccCCCTTGTGGACCAGGAGGACCCAGAGCCCCCCAACATTAAAGAGGAACAGGAGGAACCGTGGACCAAtcaggagggagagcagctTCAACGACTGGAGGAGGCTGATATCAAGTTCACGTTTACTCCTGTCGCTGTGAAgagtgaagaagatgaagagaaacCTCAGTCGTCACAGCTTCATCAGAGTCCGACTGAGGACAACAGAGCGGACTGTGGAGGACCAGAACCAGCCAGGAACTCAGGTCCTGATGGACATTTACAACCAGGTCCTGAGGACAAGACTGAAGACTCTTCTGAGACTGAAGACAGTGAAGATGAACGGATGGAGACCAGGGAACCTCAGCCTGGTTTGAAAAATAAAGGGGTTCATTTGAACTGTAACACTTCAGAGAGATCGTTCAGCTGCTCTAAGTGTGGACAGAGATTCGGCCGTAAACCACATTTGAATGCACACATGAGAATTCACACTGGAGAGAAACCGTTCAGCTGCCCCTTCTGTGGCAAAAGATTTTCTCAGAAAGGAAACTCGATCAGTCACATGAGGCTTCATACGGGAGAGAAACCTTTCAGCTGCTCCGTCTGTAAGAAAAGCTTCAGGTACAGTGGAGACGTGAGCAGACACATGAGGATCCAcacaggaaagaagaaaaactgccgCGGTGATCGGAACGTGGTCGAGGTCGACTGCAGCGCTCACACAGGATCACAACTGACCCGCAGCTTCGACCCAGACAGACTCAAACCACCGGTGACTGACGACAGAACCGACGTCTGCACCGGTGAGGCTGGTTCGAAGGAAATCAGGGAAGTGGATTCAGATTTAAATTGCCAGAGAAATGACAACATCTCTGAGAGTGATACAAGATGTTATACTGACAAGGAGCCGTTCAGCTGCTCCGAGTGTGGCAGAACATTCTGTCGTAAGGATCATCTGATGAGccacatgagaacacacacgGGAGAGAAACCGTTCAGCTGCTCAGTTTGTCACAAACGTTTTAGCTGCAGCGGGAACATTTTGGCACACATGAGGATTCACACCAGAGAGAAACCATTTAAATGCTCATTCTGTGGCAAAGGTTTCAGCCAGAAAGGAACTCTGCAGCTGCACGAGAGGATTCACACTGGAGAGAAACCATTCAGCTGCCCTTTTTGTGCTAAAGGATTTGCACATAAAAGACGTATGACGCTGCACATGTCCGTCCACACTGAGGAGAAACGCTTCAGCTGCACTGTCTGCGACAAAAGATTCACATGGTACACAcaactcaaaacacacaagtgtgtCGGTGCGTCCACGCAAAGTCGACATAACCAAACTGAGAAAAAAGTTTCAGCCAAGGAGGCGTTCAGCTGCAGCGAGTGTGGGAAACTATTCAGCCTGAAAGGAAATCTGAAGACGCACATGAGGAtccacacaggagagaaaccgTTCAGCTGCTCAGTCTGCGGCAAAAGTTTTAAACAAAACGTTCATCTGACCGAGCACATGACCATTCACACAGGTGAAAAACTTTATAAGTGTGACGTCTGTGGAAAAGGATTCAACAAGAAGTTACTGGTGAAAAAACACACGTGTGTTTAA
- the LOC109644674 gene encoding uncharacterized protein isoform X2 yields MCAVQLLRVSVHERISAAAEDFLLQVEEGEETAQVPALRALLTERLTAAAEEIVAVFEETVAEYEDRVERSEREICRQRRLLDAVMKPEVRLYRADVQQVTVSKAAVPPEQQQWSPHVDQEIPVLPQIKEEQKELRISQEGEQLQGLEEADIIKFTFTPVAVKREEDEEKPQSSQLHQSLAEENRADCGRPVPARNSGPDGHLQPGPRDKLSNCSEPVAENRGGDWRKTMESPSYLNTRINKHPCNTLPIVRLPQGLEKILANVGYVNGELLYRVPAAPPLVAPAPQAKPLIPQKRRRVNQLDDSRPYIKKPPNAFMLFRKEERLKVVAELNNANSATVNTIIGQRWKALPREVQAKYYEEAEKERQIHSQRFPNWSSSDNYGKKRRRIRRKGLTMTEGTAVNTRCTVNRPQDTLDPPPTGLDQRLDQRLDQRLEQTDVIQIFRISFFQS; encoded by the exons ATGTGCGCCGTGCAGCTGCTGCGGGTGTCGGTACATGAGCGGATCAGCGCCGCCGCTGAAGActttctgctgcaggtggaggaaggagaagaaacgGCTCAAGTCCCGGCGCTGAGAGCGCTGCTCACCGAGCGGCTAACGGCGGCGGCGGAGGAGATCGTCGCTGTGTTTGAGGAAACCGTGGCGGAGTACGAAGACAGAGTGGAGCGGTCAGAGCGGGAGATCTGCCGCCAGAGGAGGCTGCTCGATGCCGTGATGAAGCCCGAAGTCCGGCTGTACAGAGCAG ACGTCCAGCAGGTGACGGTGAGTAAAGCTGCTGTTCctcctgagcagcagcagtggagccCCCATGTGGACCAGGAGATCCCAGTGCTCCCCCAGATTAAAGAGGAACAGAAGGAACTGAGGATCAGtcaggagggagagcagctTCAAGGACTGGAGGAGGCTGACATCATAAAGTTCACATTTACTCCTGTCGCTGTGAAGagggaagaagatgaagagaaacCTCAGTCGTCACAGCTTCATCAGAGTCTGGCTGAGGAAAACAGAGCGGACTGTGGAAGACCAGTACCAGCCAGGAACTCAGGTCCTGATGGACATTTACAACCAGGTCCCAGGGACAAGCTTTCAAACTGCtctgagcctgtggctgaaaaCAGAGGTGGTGATTGGAGGAAGACCATGGAATCTCCCTCTTATTTAAACACAAGAATTAACAAACATCCC TGCAACACACTGCCGATCGTGAGGCTCCCTCAAGGCCTGGAGAAGATCCTGGCTAATGTTGGATATGT GAACGGAGAGTTGCTTTACAGGgttccagcagctcctcctcttgTTGCTCCTGCTCCTCAAGCCAAACCCCTGATTCCACA AAAGAGAAGGCGGGTAAACCAGCTGGACGACAGTAGGCCGTACATTAAGAAGCCGCCAAACGCTTTCATGCTTTTCAGAAAGGAAGAGAGGCTGAAAGTCGTGGCTGAGCTCAACAACGCCAACAGTGCAACTGTTAACACCATCATTGGACAGAGG tggaAAGCGCTGCCCAGAGAGGTGCAGGCCAAATACTACGAAGAAGCTGAGAAGGAGAGGCAGATCCACAGTCAGCGCTTCCCCAACTGGTCCTCGAGTGACAACTAC ggcaaaaagaggaggaggatcagGAGGAAGGGTCTTACCATGACTGAAggtacagctgt GAACACTCGATGCACCGTGAACCGTCCACAGGACACTTTGGATCCCCCCCCCACAGG cctgGATCAAAGACTGGATCAAAGACTGGATCAAAGACTGGAGCAGACGGATGTGATTCAAATATtcaggatttctttctttcagtcttAG